From a single Calothrix sp. NIES-2098 genomic region:
- a CDS encoding sensor protein, whose translation MQQNSISKKFNFIPDRTVLIALIILPVIHFCLGKLSATIAFQDGTAPIWPTTGVYLGSILVLGYRIWPAILLSELIANFSIFYQNSFIGSLIISFIDMSDPLMMALLINRFIGRRNLLERAQDVFKFVVLIVPYPVISSTVAIGVLCLTGSTPWAQYVNVWRAWLTAVLAGTLIVTPVVLAWLQKSTQQQRLRKQQIIEFALLLFSLIVISKIAFWSGYPVEYMMIPVLLWSAFRFGQRESTLLVIVISAIAIFGTAHGFGSFAKGSVYQSLLLLQSFICVVALTTFVLSAVLNENRKAQAKLKQAKDELEQRVEERTAELKAAKIIADSASQAKSEFLANMSHELRTPLNGILGYAQIFQRSQTLTEKEHKGIDIIHQCASHLLTLINDILDLSKIEARKMELYPKDFPFLNFLQGVVEICRIRAEQKGIEFIYQPSKQLPRNIHADEKRLRQVLINLLGNAIKFTDRGGVTFKVEVVGDRQQHLQKIRFEIADTGVGMTLQELEKIFRPFEQVGSVEQQAEGTGLGLAISQKVVALMDSTIHVQSKYQEGSVFWFEVELPETQEWTQTSTIAPKTTIVGFQGETRKILIVDDRWENRSVVVNLLEPIGFEIFEASNGQEGLEKAIALLPNLIITDLAMPVMDGFTMIQHLRQSKEMQNAIVITSSASVFDLDRQKALDAGCNDFLPKPIQAQELIDILANHLQLQWIYQDENQNTSPEVAEMVVPPASELMVLYQAVQRCDVANIQLETNRIKQLDTKYTAFTDKLLALADEFEVEAIATLVETYISHK comes from the coding sequence ATGCAACAAAATTCTATTTCCAAAAAATTTAATTTTATCCCAGATCGCACTGTATTAATAGCCTTAATTATTCTTCCTGTTATTCATTTTTGTCTTGGTAAATTATCAGCGACAATTGCTTTTCAAGATGGAACTGCACCAATTTGGCCAACCACAGGTGTTTATTTAGGTAGTATCCTAGTGCTGGGATACCGTATTTGGCCTGCGATTCTTCTAAGTGAATTAATTGCTAATTTTTCAATTTTTTATCAAAACAGCTTTATAGGCAGTCTCATCATCTCCTTCATTGACATGAGCGATCCGTTAATGATGGCTTTGCTGATTAATCGCTTTATCGGTCGTCGCAATTTGTTGGAGCGAGCGCAGGATGTTTTCAAGTTTGTAGTGCTAATTGTGCCTTATCCTGTAATTAGCTCTACTGTAGCCATTGGTGTACTCTGTCTAACTGGTAGTACTCCTTGGGCACAATATGTAAATGTCTGGCGGGCTTGGTTAACAGCAGTTCTTGCTGGTACGCTGATCGTTACACCAGTAGTCTTGGCATGGTTACAAAAGTCAACACAGCAGCAAAGACTCCGAAAACAACAGATTATAGAGTTTGCACTATTACTGTTCTCGTTAATTGTCATCAGTAAGATAGCCTTTTGGAGTGGCTATCCTGTCGAATACATGATGATTCCTGTGTTGTTATGGTCTGCTTTTAGATTTGGACAAAGGGAATCTACTTTGCTTGTAATTGTTATCTCAGCGATCGCAATTTTTGGAACAGCTCATGGTTTTGGTTCCTTTGCCAAAGGATCGGTATATCAATCTCTTTTACTACTGCAATCTTTTATTTGTGTTGTTGCCTTAACTACATTTGTACTCTCAGCTGTACTCAACGAAAATAGAAAAGCACAAGCAAAACTCAAACAAGCAAAAGACGAATTAGAACAAAGAGTAGAAGAGCGTACTGCTGAACTCAAAGCAGCTAAAATTATTGCTGACAGTGCAAGCCAAGCCAAAAGCGAATTTCTGGCAAATATGAGCCATGAACTGCGTACTCCCCTCAACGGTATTCTCGGCTATGCGCAAATCTTTCAACGCTCCCAAACTCTAACAGAGAAGGAACATAAAGGTATTGATATCATTCATCAGTGTGCTTCTCACCTGCTGACATTAATTAACGATATCCTTGACCTCTCAAAAATTGAAGCGCGAAAGATGGAACTTTATCCCAAAGATTTTCCGTTTCTCAACTTCCTGCAAGGTGTGGTAGAAATTTGTCGCATTCGCGCTGAACAAAAGGGAATTGAGTTTATTTATCAACCAAGCAAACAACTTCCTCGGAATATTCATGCAGATGAAAAACGTCTGCGTCAGGTTTTGATCAACCTCTTGGGTAATGCGATTAAATTTACCGATCGCGGTGGCGTCACTTTTAAAGTTGAGGTCGTAGGCGATCGCCAACAACACCTGCAAAAAATTCGCTTTGAAATTGCAGACACAGGCGTCGGTATGACTCTCCAAGAACTAGAGAAAATCTTTCGTCCTTTTGAGCAAGTTGGTAGCGTTGAACAGCAAGCAGAAGGTACGGGGTTAGGGTTAGCTATTAGCCAAAAGGTTGTAGCTTTGATGGATAGCACAATTCATGTACAAAGTAAATATCAAGAGGGTAGCGTCTTCTGGTTTGAGGTAGAGTTACCTGAGACACAAGAATGGACACAAACATCTACGATTGCTCCTAAAACTACTATTGTTGGCTTTCAAGGCGAAACCAGGAAAATCTTGATTGTGGATGACCGTTGGGAAAATCGTTCGGTGGTAGTGAATTTACTCGAACCCATCGGGTTTGAAATTTTTGAAGCCAGTAACGGTCAGGAAGGATTAGAAAAAGCGATCGCACTTCTACCAAACTTGATAATTACCGACTTAGCAATGCCTGTAATGGATGGGTTCACCATGATTCAACACCTACGCCAGTCAAAGGAGATGCAAAATGCGATCGTCATTACTTCCTCAGCAAGTGTATTCGATCTCGATCGCCAAAAAGCTCTAGACGCTGGCTGTAATGATTTCCTACCCAAACCCATACAAGCCCAAGAGTTGATAGATATATTAGCAAACCATTTGCAATTGCAATGGATTTATCAAGATGAAAATCAAAATACTTCCCCTGAGGTTGCAGAAATGGTTGTACCTCCTGCATCTGAACTGATGGTACTTTATCAAGCCGTTCAACGTTGTGATGTTGCCAATATCCAATTAGAAACGAACCGCATCAAGCAACTAGATACAAAGTATACAGCTTTTACTGATAAGTTATTGGCACTAGCTGACGAGTTTGAAGTAGAAGCGATCGCCACCTTAGTAGAAACATACATATCCCATAAATAG